Proteins from one Elgaria multicarinata webbii isolate HBS135686 ecotype San Diego chromosome 3, rElgMul1.1.pri, whole genome shotgun sequence genomic window:
- the CCDC65 gene encoding dynein regulatory complex subunit 2, which translates to MPKKKGRKRVMLTEEERMLLMQQKQLAEEEMIKKKEDVLAQFLKEKLAKEERNSVVNMHKINLQWRTVLREVKARELRKDIEILSQTFERVVDCKDSVIKSLAKDLAEAEAQYTHALRSHLHSIDQLLQLQRCRLGYLEEDYHTELQALQKEFDAERKVIIQHHDQESRYIQDVLLAMEQNFADSEYEARLDFQSTRDDVKNKNLEEKHYLRMQLEGKVEELWKRFQQALRNYTDATEDRKFAFEALKIRDEKSTREIEMQMKKLQKMQDLIIALKNKIVLHARESEEQNRHVRDEKEVVLKQLQKLKSQMNRARSKARNNLAKLSRESSGTLKVLERVVEKAELILRLAEMCRRLESEEEKVLPFYASSLSWDEQKSVDKVAMEKPVEPLAQMMQDYMGLERFWQRYNKVRLEELSLERTKEAQLQENRNLRHLLKQYLDGISVNDEVLSQINPLMIVNQHTVIPSMPQPVPITEARVKRPIYNVIEAAHEVSHIL; encoded by the exons ATGCCGAAGAAGAAGGGACGCAAACGGGTGATGCTGACTGAAGAAGAACGGATGCTGCTGATGCAACAGAAGCAGCTGGCTGAGGAGGAAATGATTAAGAAAAAGGAGGATGTGCTGGCCCAGTTCCTGAAG GAGAAGCTGGCCAAGGAGGAGCGCAACAGCGTTGTGAACATGCACAAGATCAATCTACAGTGGCGCACTGTGCTCCGTGAAGTCAAGGCCAGGGAGCTACGCAAAGACATAGAAATTCTCAGCCAGACCTTTGAACGTGTGGTGGACTGCAAAGATAGTGTTATTAAG TCCCTTGCTAAGGACCTTGCTGAAGCAGAAGCTCAATACACACATGCCCTGCGCAGCCACTTACACAGCATCGATCAACTGTTGCAACTCCAGCGTTGTCGCCTGGGCTACTTGGAGGAGGATTACCACACTGAGCTACAGGCACTGCAGAAGGAGTTTGATGCAGAGAG GAAGGTCATCATACAACATCATGATCAGGAGAGCCGCTACATCCAAGATGTACTGCTGGCTATGGAACAGAACTTTGCTGACAGCGAATATGAGGCCAGGCTTGACTTCCAGAGTACAAGAGATGATGTCAAGAACAAG aacttGGAGGAGAAGCATTACCTGCGCATGCAGTTGGAGGGTAAAGTGGAGGAGCTATGGAAACGCTTCCAACAGGCCTTGCGTAACTACACAGATGCAACAGAGGATCGTAAGTTTGCCTTTGAAGCACTCAAAATCAGGGATGAGAAGAGCACCAGGGAGATTGAAATGCAGATGAAGAAACTGCAGAAGATGCAG GACCTCATTATCGCTCTGAAGAACAAGATTGTGCTTCATGCACGGGAAAGCGAGGAGCAAAATCGGCATGTCCGTGACGAGAAGGAAGTGGTGCTAAAGCAACTGCAGAAGCTCAAGAGCCAAATGAATCGGGCAAGAAGCAAGGCCCGGAACAATCTGGCTAAGCTGTCCAGGGAGAGCAGTGGGACTCTCAAAGTGCTGGAACGCGTGGTGGAGAAG GCTGAGCTGATCCTGCGCCTGGCTGAAATGTGTCGCAGGTTGGAGTCTGAGGAGGAGAAGGTGCTGCCTTTTTATGCTAGCTCCCTGAGCTGGGATGAACAGAAGTCTGTGGATAAGGTGGCCATGGAGAAACCAGTCGAGCCGCTAGCTCAG ATGATGCAGGACTACATGGGGCTGGAGCGCTTCTGGCAACGGTACAACAAGGTGAGGCTAGAAGAGCTTTCACTAGAGCGGACTAAAGAGGCCCAGCTCCAGGAAAACCGTAATCTGAGGCACCTGCTCAAGCAGTACCTGGATGGCATCTCTGTGAACGATGAGGTCCTGAGTCAGATCAATCCACTGATGATCGTCAACCAGCACACTGTTATCCCGTCTATGCCCCAGCCTGTGCCCATTACAGAGGCCCGGGTCAAGCGGCCTATCTATAACGTAATTGAGGCGGCACATGAGGTTTCGCATATCCTTTGA